One window of Amaranthus tricolor cultivar Red isolate AtriRed21 chromosome 13, ASM2621246v1, whole genome shotgun sequence genomic DNA carries:
- the LOC130797943 gene encoding F-box protein CPR1-like, translating to MNNPRNVEDVINDFKARRLGIIKALTKDFEELYQLCDPNQPNLCLYGFPNQQWEVNLPPPSDLPEPRLGINFVRDTMSKQDWLAMVALHSDAWLYSLALYFCTKFNFDKTDKKRLFSKLSDFNSITKIIDGSSRKRGKSEDGGLPQEILFDEILVRLPVRDLLKYRSVCKTWRSLIDGLEFVYAHLKNYKNNYKGNHLLVISGPKSMWYMPRDQIMVRRGDTFRKVMELDFLVALDGTYDLSYVNGLILVKKRNYRGFTGISLWNPSIKRYLCVPNFNSMVDTMNDATYFELGLGFYSNSCLKDYKIIVIVYPSAEVKYNFGQRYRATVPGVVHVYTLSSNSWCSILGVGPPYWSVGKQVLYDGAIHWINFGPNIVEDDLWYKEKDSYIVSFDVENEVFKYFELPSGMKDGDEPKKKFPTILRGSLAIFCAYSNYRNDIWVMKEYGVPGSWSKCYSFKLVLDDLLHFNNNGELFFVVDRKGIKSYDVKSDKVRDLAKTYSRSCTYTVFTYVESLVFFKN from the coding sequence ATGAATAATCCAAGAAATGTTGAAGATGTTATCAATGATTTTAAAGCTAGAAGATTAGGAATAATCAAAGCTTTAACCAAAGATTTTGAAGAACTCTACCAATTATGTGATCCTAATCAAccaaatttatgtttatatggGTTCCCTAATCAACAATGGGAAGTCAACTTACCTCCACCATCGGACCTACCCGAACCAAGATTAGGCATCAATTTTGTACGTGATACCATGTCCAAACAAGATTGGTTGGCCATGGTAGCGTTACATAGTGATGCATGGTTGTACTCCCTAGCGTTATATTTTTGTACTAAGTTTAATTTCGATAAGACTGATAAAAAACGTCTTTTTAGTAAATTGAGCGATTTTAACTCGATAACTAAGATTATAGATGGATCATCGAGGAAAAGGGGGAAATCCGAAGATGGTGGATTACCTCAAGAAatactttttgatgaaatacTCGTAAGGCTTCCTGTTCGAGATCTTCTCAAGTATAGAAGTGTTTGTAAGACATGGAGGTCTTTAATTGATGGTCTAGAGTTTGTTTATGCCCATCTAAAGAATTATAAGAACAATTATAAAGGAAATCATTTGTTGGTCATTTCTGGTCCTAAGAGTATGTGGTATATGCCTAGGGACCAAATTATGGTACGTCGAGGTGATACGTTTAGAAAGGTAATGGAACTTGATTTTTTGGTTGCTCTTGATGGAACTTATGATTTGAGTTATGTTAATGGGTTAATTTTGGTTAAGAAGAGAAATTATAGGGGTTTTACTGGTATTAGTTTGTGGAATCCATCCATAAAAAGGTATTTATGTGTCCCTAATTTTAATTCTATGGTTGATACTATGAATGATGCAACTTATTTTGAACTTGGTTTAGGGTTTTATTCTAATTCTTGTCTAAAAGATTATaagattattgttattgtttatccTAGTGCCGAGGTTAAGTATAATTTTGGTCAGCGTTATCGTGCTACAGTTCCTGGTGTAGTACATGTTTATACATTAAGTAGCAATTCTTGGTGTAGTATCCTTGGAGTTGGTCCTCCTTATTGGAGTGTTGGGAAGCAAGTTTTATACGACGGCGCGATACATTGGATTAATTTCGGACCAAATATCGTAGAGGATGATTTATGGTATAAGGAAAAAGATTCATACATAGTATCTTTTGATGTTGAAAACGaagttttcaaatattttgaGCTGCCTAGTGGTATGAAAGATGGCGATGAGCCTAAAAAAAAGTTTCCAACCATTTTGAGAGGATCACTTGCGATATTTTGTGCTTATTCGAATTATCGAAACGACATATGGGTGATGAAAGAGTATGGTGTACCGGGTTCATGGAGTAAATGTTACTCGTTTAAGCTTGTTTTGGATGATCTCTTGCATTTCAACAATAACGGAGAGTTGTTCTTTGTGGTGGATAGGAAGGGAATAAAATCATATGATGTGAAGAGTGATAAGGTGAGAGATCTTGCAAAAACTTATTCTAGGTCTTGCACCTATACTGTTTTTACTTATGTGGaaagcttagttttttttaagaattaa